A genomic window from Fibrobacterota bacterium includes:
- a CDS encoding class I SAM-dependent methyltransferase: protein MRIQPTSLQLESIESFRRRIGLLSIPYHPSLVEVFRDLDPLVAPWSVSPGTGYPGVGMDGRLLSCLCNQSHLESASFRGWLQAMKQNPLHLHRKNWEWAFIAQALEERGMLRQGRDGMGFAVGQEPLTSLFCSRGCRILATDVESDQASGAGWVATGQHADSLAALNKLHLVDPARLQELASFRVVDMRAIPEDLSSFDFLWSACAFEHLGDLEAGIRFVLQSFDLLKPGGVAVHTTEYNMDSDWTTIGCGSDAIYRRGDLERIAREIRSKGGRVELDFREGSQAGDLHVDRPPYRGNVHLRLELFGYRCTSFGLILEKPM from the coding sequence ATGAGGATCCAACCCACCTCGCTCCAACTCGAATCGATCGAGAGCTTCCGCAGGCGGATCGGTCTTCTGAGCATTCCCTACCATCCATCATTGGTGGAGGTGTTCCGGGATCTGGACCCCCTGGTGGCGCCGTGGAGCGTCTCCCCGGGGACTGGCTACCCCGGAGTGGGTATGGACGGGCGCCTGCTGAGCTGCCTCTGCAACCAGTCCCACCTGGAATCCGCCTCCTTCCGGGGGTGGCTCCAGGCCATGAAACAGAATCCCCTCCATCTGCATCGCAAGAACTGGGAGTGGGCCTTCATCGCCCAGGCCCTGGAGGAGCGGGGGATGCTCCGGCAGGGGCGTGACGGGATGGGCTTCGCGGTGGGGCAGGAGCCGCTGACCTCCCTTTTCTGTTCCCGCGGCTGCCGGATCCTGGCCACCGATGTGGAATCCGACCAGGCCAGCGGCGCCGGATGGGTGGCCACGGGGCAGCACGCCGACTCCCTGGCGGCCCTCAACAAGCTCCATCTCGTGGACCCCGCGCGCCTGCAGGAATTGGCGAGTTTCCGGGTCGTGGATATGAGGGCGATTCCGGAAGATCTGTCTTCCTTCGATTTTTTGTGGTCCGCTTGCGCCTTCGAGCATCTGGGCGATCTCGAGGCAGGGATCCGGTTCGTCCTCCAATCCTTCGACCTGTTGAAGCCGGGAGGTGTGGCTGTCCACACCACGGAATACAACATGGATTCGGATTGGACCACCATCGGTTGCGGGTCGGATGCCATCTACCGGCGAGGCGATCTGGAGAGGATCGCGAGGGAAATCCGTTCCAAGGGAGGACGGGTCGAGCTCGATTTTCGCGAAGGGTCGCAGGCAGGGGATCTCCACGTGGATCGCCCTCCCTATCGCGGAAACGTGCATCTGCGGCTGGAGCTGTTCGGGTATCGGTGCACCTCGTTCGGCTTGATCCTGGAAAAGCCGATGTGA
- a CDS encoding HDOD domain-containing protein codes for MAFREATEDAKVAWWVEKACEQELPALSGTLGEIEKALSNEEYSAFVLARVILQDPPLTSRVLRVANSAFYNPGGRPISMVSRAVMVLGFDSIRSICTSIAIVEALLNGKARDRLLDEIARALHAAVVSRFLARHAHDPAPEEVFVSTLLRRIGHMVLWSLGGAEVDAFDEALKTGAGDPEGLEREILGFPLRKLSSALSAAWRLPTLQEGGSGRAALRLPMEELSWLIASEAIKGWSSTGMRKVAREVAWKLSCDEAEAVEILRRLATEAADYALALGSKEVALRIPSVGSTAMGMEDDDPSAMGEEDKEAELQVLSDISANLLDELDVNSILQMVLEGIHRGVGMDRTAMAIVDPRSGMVRCKLALGKDRRAFVDGFEFPFRDAKSHALLQIIEKCSSQLLDPSKPDEGSFWHPVYALFHGAPFLAQAVSVNGKSLGLFLADRHSSGRMLDRDAWDNFRLLCRQADIALTLAARSRGA; via the coding sequence ATGGCGTTTCGGGAAGCGACGGAAGACGCGAAGGTCGCTTGGTGGGTGGAAAAGGCCTGCGAGCAGGAGCTTCCCGCCTTGTCCGGGACTCTCGGCGAAATCGAAAAAGCCTTGTCCAACGAGGAATACTCGGCCTTTGTCCTGGCCCGGGTGATCTTGCAGGACCCCCCGCTGACCAGCCGCGTGCTGCGCGTGGCCAATTCCGCCTTCTACAATCCCGGTGGCAGACCTATTTCCATGGTCTCCCGTGCGGTCATGGTCCTTGGATTCGATTCCATCCGCTCCATCTGCACTTCCATCGCCATCGTGGAGGCTCTCCTCAACGGAAAAGCCCGAGATCGCCTGCTCGACGAAATCGCCAGAGCCCTACACGCAGCGGTCGTCTCGAGATTCCTCGCTCGCCATGCCCACGACCCGGCCCCTGAAGAGGTTTTCGTTTCCACGTTGCTGCGTCGGATCGGGCACATGGTGCTTTGGAGCCTGGGCGGCGCGGAGGTGGACGCTTTCGACGAAGCGCTCAAAACGGGAGCCGGCGATCCCGAAGGATTGGAGCGCGAGATCCTCGGATTCCCGCTGCGGAAATTGTCCTCGGCGCTTTCCGCCGCCTGGAGGTTACCCACCTTGCAGGAAGGGGGATCGGGCAGAGCCGCCTTGCGACTTCCCATGGAAGAACTTTCCTGGCTGATCGCCTCCGAGGCGATCAAGGGCTGGAGCAGCACCGGCATGCGCAAGGTGGCGCGCGAGGTGGCCTGGAAATTGTCCTGCGACGAAGCCGAGGCCGTGGAAATCCTGCGTCGCTTGGCCACCGAGGCGGCGGACTACGCGCTCGCCCTGGGGTCCAAGGAGGTGGCCTTGCGCATTCCCTCGGTGGGAAGCACGGCGATGGGGATGGAGGATGACGACCCCTCGGCGATGGGAGAAGAGGACAAAGAGGCGGAGTTGCAGGTCCTTTCCGACATCAGCGCCAACCTGCTGGACGAGCTGGACGTCAATTCCATTTTGCAGATGGTGTTGGAGGGGATCCATCGTGGCGTCGGGATGGACCGCACGGCGATGGCGATCGTGGATCCTCGATCCGGCATGGTGCGGTGCAAGCTTGCCTTGGGAAAGGATCGCCGGGCCTTCGTGGACGGTTTCGAGTTTCCGTTCCGCGACGCCAAATCGCACGCGTTGCTCCAGATCATCGAGAAATGCTCCTCGCAGCTTCTGGATCCCTCCAAGCCCGATGAGGGAAGTTTTTGGCATCCGGTGTACGCACTGTTCCATGGCGCCCCCTTCCTGGCCCAGGCGGTGTCGGTCAATGGAAAGTCCTTGGGGCTCTTTCTGGCCGACCGCCATTCCTCGGGGCGAATGCTCGATCGCGACGCGTGGGACAACTTCCGCCTTTTGTGCCGGCAAGCCGACATCGCACTCACCCTCGCAGCCCGAAGTCGGGGGGCATGA